The Streptomyces sp. NBC_00459 DNA segment TGAACCGCTCCAGGCCGGCGACGTCGTCGTTCAGCCCCCAGTCGAGGAGCAGGGAGGCGTGCGGGTCGATGCCGACACAGAGCGGGCCGCGCTCGTCCATGGCGCGGCGCAGACGGGCACCGAAGGGTTCCAGGACTGTCATACGGTCTTCCTCACGTCGGCGCCGACAGCGTCGGCGAGGGTGGCGTACGGGCTCGTGCGGAGGCGGGCCGCGAGGCCCTTGTGGATGGCGCGTCCCCAGAACGGGCCCTCGTATACGAAGGCGCTGTAGCCCTGTACGAGCGTGGCACCGGCCAGGATGCGCTGCCAGGCGTCCTCGGCGTTCTCGATGCCGCCGACACCCACCAGGGTGATCCGGTCGCCCACGCGCGCGTAGAGGCGGCTCAGCACCTCCAGGGAGCGTGCCTTCAGGGGTGCGCCGGAGAGGCCGCCGGTCTCCTTCACCAGGGTGGGGTCGGAGGTCAGGCCGAGTCCCTCGCGCGCGATGGTGGTGTTCGTGGCGATGATCCCGTCCAGGCCCAGTTCGACGGCGAGGTCGGCGACGGCGTCCACGTCCTCGTCGGCGAGGTCGGGCGCGATCTTCACCAGCAGCGGGACGCGGCGCGTGGTCACCGTACGGTCGGCGGCCTCGCGGACGGCGCTGAGGAGGGGGCGCAGCGCCTCGGTGGCCTGGAGATTGCGCAGGCCGGGCGTGTTGGGCGAGCTGACGTTGACGACGAGGTAGTCGGCGTACGCGGCCAGCCGCTCGGTCGATTTCACGTAGTCGGCGACTGCTTCGTCCTCGGGGACGACCTTGGTCTTGCCGATGTTGACGCCGACGACGGTCCTGAAGACCGCCTCCCGGCTCGCCAGACGGGCCGCCACGGCCAGCGAACCCTCGTTGTTGAACCCCATGCGGTTGATGAGCGCCCGGTCCGGCACAAGGCGGAACAGCCGCTTCTTCGGGTTGCCGGGCTGCGGCTCCCCCGTGACCGTGCCGATCTCGACGTGGTCGAAGCCGAGCATCGACATCCCGTCGATCGCGACCGCGTTCTTGTCGAAACCGGCCGCCAGCCCGAAGGGCCCGTGCATCCGCAGCCCGAAGGCCTCGGTGCGCAGTTCCTCGTACCGGGGCGCCAGCGCGGCGGCGACGAACGTCCGCAGCACGGGGACACGGGCGGCGAGGCGGATCCAGCGGAAGGCCAGGTAGTGGGCTTCCTCGGGGTCCATCCGGGTGAAGACCAGCCGGAAGAAAAGCTTGTACATGGTGGTGTCCTCGCTACGGCCTCGCGGTGAGGCCTCATGAAGAGGGGGACACCGTTTCCGGTGTCCCCCTCAGGTCTGCTAGTCGCGGGCCGCGGTCAGATGTTCGGCGTGTTCCTGGAGTGAACGCACGCCCACGTCACCGCGGTTGAGCGCGTCGATGCCCTGGACGGCCGCGGCGAGCGCCTGGACGGTCGTCAGGCACGGCACGGACCGCGCCACGGCCGCCGTACGGATCTCGTAGCCGTCGAGGCGGCCTCCGGTGCCGTACGGGGTGTTGACGATGAGGTCGACCTCGCCGTCGTGGATGAGCTGGACGATGGTCTTCTCGCCGTTGGGACCCGTGCCCTCGTTCTGCTTGCGGACGACCTTCGCGTTGAGGCCGTTGCGCCTGAGGACCTCGGCCGTGCCGGAGGTGGCGAGCAGTTCGAAGCCGTGGGCGACCAGTTCACGAGCCGGGAAGATCATCGAACGCTTGTCCCGGTTGGCGACCGAGATGAACGCGCGCCCCTTCGTCGGCAGCGGGCCGTACGCACCGGCCTGCGACTTGGCGTACGCCGTGCCGAAGACGGAGTCGATGCCCATGACCTCGCCGGTGGAGCGCATCTCCGGGCCGAGCACGGTGTCGACGCCCCGCCCGGAGGTGTCCCGGAAGCGGTTCCACGGCATGACGGCCTCCTTGACGGAGATCGGCGCGTCCAGCGGCAGT contains these protein-coding regions:
- a CDS encoding quinone-dependent dihydroorotate dehydrogenase, translating into MYKLFFRLVFTRMDPEEAHYLAFRWIRLAARVPVLRTFVAAALAPRYEELRTEAFGLRMHGPFGLAAGFDKNAVAIDGMSMLGFDHVEIGTVTGEPQPGNPKKRLFRLVPDRALINRMGFNNEGSLAVAARLASREAVFRTVVGVNIGKTKVVPEDEAVADYVKSTERLAAYADYLVVNVSSPNTPGLRNLQATEALRPLLSAVREAADRTVTTRRVPLLVKIAPDLADEDVDAVADLAVELGLDGIIATNTTIAREGLGLTSDPTLVKETGGLSGAPLKARSLEVLSRLYARVGDRITLVGVGGIENAEDAWQRILAGATLVQGYSAFVYEGPFWGRAIHKGLAARLRTSPYATLADAVGADVRKTV